The proteins below are encoded in one region of Neoasaia chiangmaiensis:
- a CDS encoding peptide MFS transporter gives MPDPLPDDIAPLVSTASAPPGTERHPTGLKTLIMTEGGLAFSMYGFESLLVLYVVNHLLKPDVLPHVWGMSAFLPFVQALYNAHTPNALAAAITGLFLALIYVTPMLGGLLADWRLGRTRMVLIGGFLLIAGLICLAIDQTFLIALALLLLGLGCTRGILPAQVGALYAGDDPRRADAYQLFVLGIQVSVIVSPALCSTVAQNIGWHAGFLTAGIGMLVGLCFYFIGRRHLPTDTIAGHTHKKVRLTATEKRTLLILFAILPLLAVATISNTDIFNGYLIWADRYYQLTFLGYNMPASWLVSMDGFVSTFTVLGIVAFWRVWNRYRSDPGEMSKIIIGSMICTIAPSILALGAWIQPGPHHISLAWGIAFHLVNDVGFGLCYATGMALFSRAAPQAVNSTVVAAYSLHLFLGNLLVGKIAGLLGSLSSPVFWLLHVVLAMAATTLLWLFARVFRRELSRQA, from the coding sequence TTGCCAGATCCCTTGCCCGACGATATTGCGCCGCTTGTCTCCACCGCCTCCGCGCCGCCCGGAACCGAGCGTCACCCTACCGGCCTGAAAACACTGATAATGACCGAAGGCGGTCTTGCGTTTTCGATGTACGGTTTCGAGTCCCTGCTCGTCCTGTACGTGGTGAACCATCTTCTGAAACCGGATGTCCTGCCGCATGTCTGGGGCATGTCGGCCTTCCTGCCGTTTGTTCAGGCACTTTACAACGCACACACTCCGAATGCGCTTGCCGCTGCAATCACCGGCCTGTTTCTGGCCCTCATCTATGTGACACCCATGTTGGGCGGGTTACTGGCCGACTGGCGTCTGGGGCGGACACGCATGGTCCTGATCGGCGGTTTCCTGCTGATCGCCGGCCTCATCTGTCTGGCGATCGATCAGACTTTCCTCATCGCCCTTGCACTTCTACTTCTGGGCCTCGGCTGTACACGCGGCATCCTGCCCGCCCAGGTCGGCGCCCTGTATGCTGGTGACGACCCTCGCCGAGCGGACGCCTACCAGCTTTTCGTTCTTGGCATCCAGGTTTCGGTCATCGTCTCCCCGGCCCTGTGCAGCACCGTTGCGCAGAATATCGGTTGGCATGCAGGCTTTTTGACCGCAGGCATCGGCATGTTGGTCGGACTATGCTTCTATTTCATCGGTCGCCGGCACCTGCCGACCGACACGATAGCCGGACATACACACAAGAAGGTTCGCCTGACCGCCACGGAGAAGAGAACCTTATTGATATTGTTCGCTATTCTGCCATTACTGGCGGTGGCTACAATTTCGAATACCGATATCTTCAACGGCTACCTGATCTGGGCGGACCGCTACTATCAGCTGACATTCCTTGGCTACAACATGCCGGCAAGCTGGCTCGTTTCCATGGATGGATTCGTCAGCACCTTTACAGTGCTCGGTATCGTCGCATTCTGGCGCGTGTGGAATCGATATCGGTCCGATCCGGGCGAAATGTCCAAGATCATCATCGGTTCGATGATCTGCACAATCGCACCATCGATCCTCGCACTCGGCGCATGGATCCAACCAGGGCCCCACCATATCAGCTTGGCATGGGGAATAGCGTTCCATCTCGTCAACGATGTCGGCTTCGGGCTGTGCTATGCTACCGGCATGGCGCTATTTTCCCGGGCCGCGCCTCAGGCCGTCAATTCGACGGTCGTTGCAGCGTACTCGCTCCACCTTTTCCTTGGCAATCTGCTGGTCGGCAAGATTGCCGGTCTGCTTGGCAGTCTTTCATCGCCGGTATTCTGGCTTCTGCACGTCGTGCTCGCCATGGCCGCCACGACCCTTCTCTGGCTTTTCGCACGCGTGTTTCGCCGGGAACTTTCGCGACAGGCCTGA
- a CDS encoding SpoVR family protein, producing MLYTGTDWNFSILRNCFHAIEEIAHNELGLETFPNRIEVITSEQMLDVYTSHGMPISYPHWSAGKRFVGHENSYKRGLMGLAYEVVINSSPCISYLMEENTATMQALVIAHAAFGHNHFFRNNRLFREWTDPTQILNYLEFARSYIAKCEERHGIRAVERILDAAHALQGQGVDRHTGNKRLDLKHESDRARERRAYEDSQYNDLWRTLPDRETDAGDVNSSDTPIGGLPEENILYFLEKNAPRLEPWEREIIRIVRLTAQYFYPQPQVKVMNEGCATWTHNVIMHRLHRKGLIDDAAIMEAIHSTTNVITQRGFDEGGGPGFNPYALGLAMMNDIARMCENPTEEDRAWFPDFAGNGDPLGTLKHAWAEYRDESFIQQFLSPKVIRDLRLFRLTDDAAQPYLLVDAIHNEAGYRDIRRSVAASYDPGSLAEEIEIVGVDLSGDRVLKLEHRTRPGHLLHATDARLTLGHLAELWGYGVALKEIDSQNGKELASYHAA from the coding sequence ATGCTTTACACCGGAACCGACTGGAATTTCAGCATTTTGCGAAACTGCTTTCATGCAATCGAGGAGATCGCGCACAACGAACTCGGATTGGAGACATTCCCCAATCGGATCGAGGTCATTACGTCGGAACAGATGCTGGACGTCTACACGTCACATGGCATGCCGATCAGCTACCCCCACTGGTCGGCGGGCAAACGCTTCGTGGGTCATGAAAACAGCTACAAGCGTGGCTTGATGGGACTGGCCTACGAGGTCGTAATCAATTCCAGCCCCTGCATCAGTTATCTGATGGAGGAGAATACTGCTACAATGCAGGCACTGGTCATCGCGCATGCTGCCTTCGGCCATAATCATTTCTTCCGGAACAACCGACTTTTCCGCGAATGGACCGACCCCACCCAAATTCTCAATTATCTTGAATTTGCAAGATCCTACATCGCAAAATGCGAGGAACGGCATGGCATTCGGGCCGTCGAGCGAATTCTGGATGCCGCGCATGCCTTGCAAGGGCAGGGTGTCGATCGACATACAGGCAACAAGCGACTGGATCTAAAGCATGAGTCCGATCGCGCCCGTGAACGGCGTGCCTATGAGGATAGTCAGTATAACGATCTCTGGCGGACATTGCCCGACCGGGAGACGGATGCGGGCGACGTCAACAGCAGCGATACGCCAATCGGCGGTCTTCCCGAAGAAAATATCCTTTATTTTCTGGAGAAAAACGCCCCACGTCTCGAGCCGTGGGAACGGGAGATCATCCGTATCGTTCGGCTTACCGCCCAATATTTCTACCCGCAGCCGCAGGTCAAGGTCATGAACGAAGGCTGCGCCACGTGGACGCATAACGTCATCATGCACCGGCTCCATCGGAAGGGACTGATCGATGACGCCGCCATCATGGAGGCGATTCATTCCACGACGAACGTCATCACCCAGCGTGGTTTCGATGAGGGCGGGGGACCCGGTTTCAATCCCTATGCGCTTGGCCTGGCCATGATGAACGATATTGCACGTATGTGCGAAAACCCGACAGAGGAAGACCGCGCATGGTTTCCGGATTTCGCCGGCAATGGCGATCCGCTGGGAACATTGAAGCACGCTTGGGCGGAATATCGGGATGAGAGCTTCATTCAGCAATTTCTGTCGCCGAAAGTCATTCGGGATTTGCGGTTGTTCCGTCTGACTGATGACGCTGCGCAACCATATCTGCTGGTCGATGCCATCCATAATGAGGCTGGTTATCGCGATATCCGGCGATCAGTCGCAGCCTCCTATGATCCGGGTAGCCTTGCGGAAGAGATCGAGATCGTCGGTGTCGATTTGAGCGGTGATCGTGTCCTTAAGCTCGAACATCGCACACGACCCGGCCATTTGTTGCATGCGACAGATGCGCGGCTCACGCTCGGTCATCTGGCGGAACTCTGGGGTTACGGCGTGGCGCTCAAGGAGATCGACAGCCAGAATGGCAAGGAACTCGCCAGTTATCATGCTGCATAG